In Saprospiraceae bacterium, a genomic segment contains:
- a CDS encoding transposase gives MATIRRQFKMSIEQRMARHFSESFKRSKVLEIEQGRSKVSEICKEYEVSPTNVYKWMSKFGAAKSQIRMIVETNSDTKKIIELKQKVAELERVIGQKQILIDFQTKMIELAEEAYKIDIKKKYSSAQSATSDRSESDIHSH, from the coding sequence ATGGCAACAATTAGAAGGCAATTTAAAATGAGCATTGAGCAGCGTATGGCGAGGCATTTTTCAGAAAGTTTCAAACGATCGAAGGTTCTCGAGATAGAGCAAGGCAGGAGCAAAGTCAGTGAAATTTGTAAGGAATACGAGGTTAGCCCTACCAATGTATACAAATGGATGAGTAAATTTGGTGCAGCTAAAAGCCAAATTCGCATGATTGTTGAAACAAATTCCGACACTAAAAAAATAATAGAACTTAAGCAAAAAGTTGCAGAATTGGAACGAGTAATTGGTCAAAAACAGATCCTAATTGACTTTCAAACTAAGATGATTGAATTAGCAGAAGAAGCATACAAGATTGATATTAAAAAAAAATATTCTTCAGCACAATCTGCTACTTCAGACAGGAGCGAAAGCGATATCCATTCTCATTAA
- a CDS encoding DDE-type integrase/transposase/recombinase, with amino-acid sequence MNISKQSVHQRIERNHQDLEIEAQLLWLIHQIREDHPTMGVRDLFYKIRPESMGRDRFEAFCKENSLMSLKKVFRPRTTDNTGVIRFDNLLIDLQINRVDQVWQSDITYFELNNRFYYLTFILDAYSRRIVGHNVSDNLTTICTTMPALKMAIKLRAKQKMSELIFHSDGGGQYYAKSF; translated from the coding sequence ATGAATATCAGCAAACAATCTGTTCATCAAAGAATAGAAAGGAATCACCAGGATCTAGAAATAGAAGCACAACTTCTGTGGCTCATACACCAAATTCGTGAAGATCACCCTACGATGGGAGTGCGTGATCTGTTTTATAAAATTCGGCCAGAATCCATGGGCAGGGACCGTTTTGAAGCCTTTTGTAAAGAAAATAGTTTGATGTCCCTTAAGAAAGTATTTAGGCCAAGAACAACAGACAACACAGGGGTTATACGATTTGACAATTTGCTTATAGATCTCCAAATCAATCGAGTTGATCAAGTCTGGCAAAGCGACATAACCTATTTTGAATTAAACAATAGGTTTTATTATTTAACTTTTATCCTTGATGCTTATTCTAGACGAATTGTTGGGCATAACGTGTCGGATAATTTAACGACCATTTGTACCACAATGCCAGCCTTAAAAATGGCTATAAAGTTGCGAGCCAAACAAAAGATGAGCGAATTAATATTCCATTCCGATGGTGGTGGACAATACTATGCAAAATCCTTTTAG
- a CDS encoding HD domain-containing protein codes for MPGIKILNDPIYGFVMIPKGLILSLMDHAWFQRLRRIKQLGLSYYVYPGAVHSRFHHAVGVFHLMSQAIDVLRQKGVAIQKEEAQAAQIAALLHDVGHGPFSHVLENSLVPLEHEQLTLMIMDALNRELNGSLDLVIEIFKGNHPKKFLCELVAGQLDVDRMDYLNRDSFYSGVVEGTIGYHRLLTMMDVVDNRLVFEEKAGLSIENYLAARRLMYWQVYMHKTSLVAEQMLELLLARCKKLGRHDFASPALDYFISLQVETPESLDRSELLMQFQKIDDSDIEMFLKCCGSSNDALTSYLAKGLLQRNFFKIHMQKIPFDDAYVAELRSNCIKQFNCSSAEAEQMVHLSKMEFLAYETKHSEIQIRTKQGSIYNASDCLKLDHLCNVEEKYYLSVPRELIGVS; via the coding sequence ATGCCTGGAATTAAAATACTCAATGACCCGATTTATGGATTTGTCATGATTCCTAAGGGCCTCATCCTTAGCCTAATGGATCATGCCTGGTTTCAACGCCTTCGCAGAATCAAACAACTAGGCTTGAGTTACTATGTATATCCCGGAGCCGTGCATAGTAGATTTCACCACGCAGTAGGCGTTTTTCATCTGATGTCGCAAGCCATAGATGTCCTGAGACAAAAAGGTGTGGCCATTCAAAAGGAGGAAGCTCAGGCTGCCCAGATCGCTGCATTGCTGCATGATGTGGGGCATGGTCCGTTTTCACATGTTTTAGAGAATAGCTTGGTTCCACTCGAGCACGAACAATTGACCCTGATGATCATGGATGCGCTCAATCGGGAATTGAATGGGAGTCTTGATCTGGTGATTGAAATTTTCAAAGGAAACCATCCCAAAAAGTTTTTATGCGAATTGGTGGCCGGCCAATTGGATGTGGACCGCATGGATTATCTGAATCGCGACAGCTTTTATAGTGGGGTCGTGGAAGGCACGATTGGATACCACCGATTACTTACCATGATGGATGTGGTTGATAACCGGCTGGTATTTGAAGAAAAGGCCGGACTGTCTATTGAGAATTATCTCGCTGCCCGCAGATTGATGTATTGGCAGGTCTATATGCACAAGACTTCATTGGTTGCTGAACAGATGTTGGAGTTGCTTTTAGCAAGATGTAAAAAACTTGGCCGACACGACTTTGCTTCTCCGGCTTTAGATTATTTTATCAGTCTGCAAGTGGAAACACCAGAGTCCTTAGATCGATCAGAACTCCTCATGCAATTCCAGAAAATAGATGACTCAGATATCGAAATGTTTTTAAAATGCTGCGGGAGTTCGAATGATGCATTGACATCTTATTTGGCGAAAGGTTTATTGCAGCGCAATTTTTTTAAAATTCATATGCAAAAAATTCCATTTGACGATGCTTATGTCGCAGAACTACGCTCCAATTGTATAAAACAATTTAATTGCAGTTCAGCTGAAGCAGAACAAATGGTCCATTTAAGTAAAATGGAATTTTTGGCTTATGAAACCAAGCATTCTGAAATTCAAATCCGAACAAAGCAGGGTAGCATTTACAATGCGTCCGATTGTTTAAAACTGGATCATTTATGTAATGTTGAGGAGAAGTATTATTTAAGTGTGCCGAGGGAGTTGATAGGTGTTAGTTGA
- a CDS encoding transposase, with protein MCEYAWENGKAERINGIIKNNYLIHRDIKNYHQLTIEVDRSVQLYNLEKPHKELQRLSPVEFENLDITLQLQKHRG; from the coding sequence ATGTGTGAATATGCTTGGGAAAATGGTAAAGCTGAAAGGATTAATGGAATCATAAAGAATAACTATTTGATACACAGGGATATTAAAAATTATCATCAATTGACTATAGAGGTTGACCGAAGTGTACAACTTTATAACTTAGAAAAACCTCATAAAGAGTTACAAAGATTAAGTCCTGTTGAATTTGAAAATTTGGATATAACTTTACAATTGCAAAAACACCGAGGATGA
- a CDS encoding bifunctional response regulator/alkaline phosphatase family protein: MDKIKILWADDEIDLLKPQLFFLEKKGHEVETCTNGYDALDKLDKNPYVYDLVFLDESMPGITGLETLAKMREKGIMIPTVMVTKNEAENIMDDAIGSEIADYLIKPVNPNQIILTIKKLIDNKRLVSEKTSMNYQIAFRDLFMEINSNPDYLKWVDIYKKIIQWEIRFDQNSSPDMQEILGNQKNEANSEFCKYIVQNYLNWMGSDKIPQPIWSHQLMSKKVFPHLKDDLPTFFLLLDNLRLDQWKIIEPIITELFAIEEEDTFYSILPTTTQYSRNAIFAGMLPAEIESFYPDWWLNDNEEGGKNLKEPDLLAALLKRTFRKEMKSDYVKVVNANQGKALVDNIHNYLVNNFTVIVYNFIDMLSHARTEMEVLKELASDEKAYRSLTRSWFLHSPLWAALQKIKGNKIQLIIATDHGTIRVKNPSKVAADRDTTTNLRYKVGKNLNYEKKDVLEIKDPPKVGLPRPNVSSVFIFARHDNYFLYPNNYNYYMNYYKNTFQHGGVSLEEMICPVVRLVSR, encoded by the coding sequence ATGGATAAAATCAAGATTCTCTGGGCTGATGATGAAATAGATTTATTAAAACCTCAATTGTTTTTTTTAGAAAAGAAAGGGCATGAGGTAGAAACCTGCACAAACGGCTATGATGCTTTGGATAAACTTGACAAAAATCCATACGTCTATGATTTGGTATTTTTAGATGAAAGCATGCCCGGTATAACAGGTCTTGAAACATTGGCTAAAATGAGGGAAAAGGGAATCATGATTCCCACGGTCATGGTTACTAAAAACGAAGCCGAAAATATCATGGATGATGCTATCGGTTCAGAAATTGCAGATTATCTGATCAAACCGGTCAATCCCAACCAAATTATCCTTACGATCAAAAAACTCATCGATAACAAACGCCTCGTTAGTGAAAAAACGAGCATGAATTATCAAATAGCATTTAGGGATCTGTTTATGGAGATCAACAGCAATCCAGACTACTTAAAATGGGTAGACATTTACAAAAAAATCATTCAATGGGAAATTCGCTTCGATCAAAACAGCTCGCCCGACATGCAAGAAATTCTGGGCAATCAAAAAAATGAAGCAAACAGTGAATTTTGCAAATACATCGTTCAGAATTATTTAAACTGGATGGGTTCTGATAAGATTCCACAGCCGATTTGGTCTCACCAGTTAATGTCGAAAAAAGTATTCCCACATCTAAAAGATGATCTTCCAACATTTTTTCTGCTATTAGACAATCTTCGATTGGACCAATGGAAAATCATTGAACCGATTATCACAGAATTATTTGCTATCGAAGAAGAAGACACTTTCTATTCGATATTACCCACAACGACCCAATACAGCAGAAATGCCATTTTCGCAGGCATGTTGCCGGCTGAAATAGAATCCTTTTATCCAGATTGGTGGCTTAATGACAATGAAGAAGGTGGAAAAAATTTAAAAGAACCAGATTTATTGGCAGCATTGCTTAAACGCACTTTTAGAAAAGAGATGAAAAGCGATTATGTAAAAGTGGTTAATGCCAATCAGGGCAAGGCTCTGGTCGACAATATTCACAATTACCTTGTCAATAATTTTACGGTAATCGTTTACAATTTCATTGACATGTTATCACATGCGCGCACAGAAATGGAGGTACTCAAAGAACTCGCTTCCGATGAAAAAGCATATCGCTCTTTAACGAGGAGTTGGTTTTTGCATTCACCGCTGTGGGCTGCGTTGCAAAAAATTAAAGGAAATAAAATACAACTCATCATTGCAACGGATCATGGGACGATCCGGGTAAAAAATCCTTCAAAAGTTGCCGCAGATCGCGATACTACCACTAATCTCAGGTATAAAGTTGGTAAGAATCTCAACTACGAAAAGAAAGATGTACTTGAGATCAAAGATCCGCCTAAAGTGGGGTTACCAAGACCCAATGTCTCTTCAGTATTTATATTCGCTCGTCACGACAATTATTTCCTCTATCCCAACAACTACAACTATTACATGAATTATTACAAAAACAC